The Pandoraea vervacti DNA window GCCGCTGCGGTGCGATCGATGCGATCGAGCAGTTCGTCGGCCCAGTCGGACAACGTGATCGCTTCGCCGCCGCGATGGAGCATCAGGCCCGGCTTGCGGCCCGCTTTGACCACATGCGCGAAGTTATCGCGATTCTCCACGTTCTCGGCGTTCGAACACGACGGGCTGTTCTCCAGTGCGCAGAACAACAGGAAGGCGTCGATGAATCGCGCCGTGTCGACGTCAATCCCGACCGGCTCGAACGGATCGATGTCGATACAACGCACTTCGACGTACTGCACGCCCCGGCGCGCGAGCGCCTGCACCGGACGCTCGCCACTGTACGTCACACGTTTCGGACGAATCGTCGCGTAGAACTCGTTTTCGATTTGCAGCAGGTTCGTCGAGAGCTGAATCCATTGCCCGTCGCGCTTCGTGCCGAGCGCTTCGTAAGCCGGATGCGGCTGGCTCACCGCCTGCGTGAGCGCATCGATATAGCTCGGCAGGCAGTCGTAGCAGGGCGAGACTTCCGATTGCGCGCTGTTCTGATAACCCAGATCGCTCATGCGCAGGCTGGTGGCATACGGCAGCCCGAGCGTGCCTTCGTCGAAGGTCTCCAGACCATGGTCGCGCCCGCGCAGGAACTCGGCGTGCAGCACCGGCGAAGCACCGAACAGATACATCAGCAACCAGCTGTAGCGGCGGAAGTTGCGGATAAGCGCGACGTAACGCGCCGACTGATAGTCACGCGGGGAGTCCGTCGCCCCTTCGGCTTCGCGAAGCAGTTCCCAGACGGGCTCCGCGAGCGAGAAGTTGTAATGGATGCCCGCAATGCACTGCATCGGCTTGCCGTAACGCAGCGCAAGGCCGCGACGATACACATGCTTGAGCATGCCGATGTGGGAGGTACCGTAATCAGCAATCGGAATCACGTCCTCCGGCGGCAATGCCGGCGGCATCGAATCGCTCCACAGCAGTTCGGCGCCGAGCTTGCGATAGGCGAACTGATGAATCTCGTCGAGACGGGCAATGACATCGGCGGCGTCGCGTTGCGGCGGCGTGATGAACTCGAGCAGTGCCTCGGAGTAATCTGTGGTGATCTCTTCGTTGGTGAGCGCGGAGCCCAGCGCGCGAGGATGCGGCGTGAGCGCAAGTGCGCCGCTGGCCTCGACGCGCAGCGTTTCACGTTCGATGCCCGACAGGCCCTGACCGAGCAGATCCCGGTGCGCGGGCTGCATGATGAGCGCCAGACGCTGATCGAGCAACGCGTGGGCGTCAGACTGACCAGCGTGAGCGGTGGTAGGTTCGTTTTGACGATTCTGGTTTTCCAACTTCCATCCCTCTGGACAAGCGCGGTGCTATGGCATGACTGTCGCCGAGAAGATCCGGCATGACGAGACGTCATGGTCGGCGCGGGTTTCGGCGGCGAACGGCATACGGAGGTCTACGGGGTGCCGACGGCAACGGCACGACCGCCGGAATCGGGATTCCGGGGAACGCGCCCGATGCGCGGCACGGCGCGAATTTGGCCTGAGCATAACTGAAAACGCCAAACCGCGTCGGGCGCCGCTTCGCCGGGGCAATTCGCGCCATCACGGCCGAAATGCGCATCAACGTCGGCCTCAATGGGACTCAACACCGCGGCACTCAACACCGCCCCCGATCCATGCGGCGAGACCGTCGTCGCGAATCGCCGCCACAAAGACGGCGCGACCCGGTCCCGTGCGGCGTTGCTCACCACGTCCGGCACACAGCCTCAGCGCGCGCCTGAGTCGGCCTGCGTGAATGCCGCATTGGCGGCCTGCCGCCGCGCATCGATACTGAGCGCATGATGCCTGCCCACACACTTACCGACCTCCTCCCCCTGCTTTCGCTGGGCCTTGTCACGTTCTTGCTCGCCGGATTCGTCAAAGGCGTGATCGGGCTGGGCTTGCCGACGGTCGCCGTCGGTCTGCTTGGGCTTGCCATGCCGACGGCCGAAGCGGCGGCACTGCTGATCGTGCCGTCGCTTGTCACCAATATCTGGCAATTGTTGGCCGGGCCGCGCTTCGCGGCGCTGGCCAAACGCCTGTGGCCAATGCTCGTCGGTATCTGCGTGGGAACGTGGGCAGGCGGCGGGTGGCTTTCGAACGGCGGCAATCTGCCCGGCGTGGCATTGGGCGTTGCGCTGCTCGTCTACGCCGCACTCGGCCTGGCTGCAGTGCGCCCACAACTGCCGAGGACATGGCGCAGCGCCCATGTCAGCGCGCTTGGCGGCGGCATCGGCGTGATCACCGGGCTGGTGACGGCGGCAACCGGCGTTTTCGTGATCCCTGCCGTCCCGTTTCTTCAGGCGCTCGATCTCGACAAGGATGACCTCGTGCAGGCGCTGGGTCTGTCGTTCACCGTCTCGACGATGGCGCTCGCCGCCGGGCTGGCACGCGACGGCGTCTTTCATGGTCATGCCATCGGCGTATCGCTGCTGGCGCTCGCCCCCGCCCTGGGCGGGATGTTCTTCGGACAATGGGTGCGCGCTCGCGTGAGCGCGCCGGTGTTCCGTCGGTGCTTCTTCGTCGGCCTCGCGATGTTGGGCGCAGAGTTGGTGATTCAGCACGTGCGCTAAGGTGCGACATCGTCGACGTCGGCGACTTCGTCTCACTTCAGATCGGCGAAATCGACATCCCAGAACTCCATCTCGCGACGCAATTCGAGGCTGCGCCCCTCCTCGGTGCGGCGCAGTTCGACACGGCGAATCTTGCCGGAGATCGTCTTGGGCAAGTCGCAGAACTCGATGCGGCGAATGCGCTTATAGGGCGCGAGCCGATCGCGGCAGAACTGCAAAATGTCGAGCGCGAGTTTGTCGTCGGCCTGAAAACCGGAGCGCAACGTGATGAACGCTTTAGGCACCGCAAGTCTTAGCGGGTCGGGACTCGGCACGACACCGGCCTCGGCCACGGCCGGATGCTTGATGATTTCGCTCTCCAGCTCGAACGGACTGATGCGATAGTCGGATGCCTTGAAGACATCGTCCGCCCGACCGACGTACGTGAAATAGCCCCGCTCATCGCGCATGGCGACATCGCCGGTGTGATAGTAGCCGTCACGCATGGCGTCGGCGGTCTTCTCGGCGTCGTCCTCATAGCCCTGCATCAATCCTGTCGGTCGCGGCGACAACACCAGCGCGACTTCGCCCTCGTCGGTCTCCTTGCCATCGGGATCGAGCAACACGACACGATATCCCGGCATCGGGCGCCCCATCGCCCCCGCCTTGACGGCCTGCCCCGGCGAATTGCCGATCTGACAACAGGTCTCCGTTTGCCCATAGCCGTCGCGGATCGTAATGTGCCATGCACGCTTGACCTGATCGATCACTTCGGGATTGAGCGGTTCGCCCGCGCCGATCAGTTCGCGGAATTTCACCGCGTACCGCGTGAGGTCCTCCTGAATCATCATGCGCCAGACCGTCGGCGGGGCGCACAGCGTGGTCACGCCGCATCGGGCGGCAGTCTCGAGGGCGGCGCGCGCGTCGAAGCGCGGGAAGTTGTAGATGAAGATGGTGGCGCCGGCGTTCCATGGCGCGAAGAAGCAGCTCCAGGCGTGCTTAGCCCATCCCGGCGAACTGATGTTCCAGTGAATGTCGCCGGGTTGCAGGCCGATCCAGTACATCGTGGCGAGATGGCCCACGGGGTAGCTCTGATGCGTATGCAGCACGAGCTTGGGACGCGACGTCGTGCCCGAGGTGAAGTACAGCAAGAGCGGGTCGGTGGCGAGCGTGGTGCCGTCGGGTGTGAACTCGGCGGCGCTGTCGTAGGCGGGGGCGAGCGGCAACCAGCCGTCCGGTGTGTCGTCGCCGACGACGATGCGCTGATAGTCGCCGGGGAGATCCGCGAACTTGTGGGCGTCTCGTGCGGTGGTGACAACGTGGCGCACGCGCCCGCGTTCGAGCCGGTCGAGGAGATCGCCTGCGGCGAGCAGCGTGGTGGCCGGAATCATGACAGCGCCGAGCTTCATGCACGCGAGCATGAGGTCCCACAGTTCGACCTGATTGGGCAGCATGAGCAACACACGCTCGCCCCGTGCGACGCCGTGGTCGCGCAGAAAGTTGGCGACGCGGTTCGAGCGTGCGGACATTTCGGCAAACGACAGACGTGTTTCGCTGCCGTCTTCTTCGACGACCCAGAGCGCCGGCGTGTCGTTGCCTTGCGCTTGCGGATCGAAGAAATCCAGCGCCCAGTTGAATTGCGAGAGGACTGGCCAGCGAAAATCGCGGTACGCCACGTCGTAGTGAGCGCGCTGCGCGAGCAGAAGATCGCGCGCGTCGCCGAATCCCTGGGTGTGCGGCATCGCTGGTCTCCGAGCCTCGTGGGCAATGGATTTAGGCAGAATTCCATTATCGTGAGGCCTTCCGAATTCGACATTCGGGATAACCATCATCGGTGTCGGGCAGCGTGGCGAGGACCGGATGCGACGTCGGGCGACCGAAGGTGATGCGCAAAAAATGGAAGCGATTCAATGAGTTGATGCGCAGGTTGGCTGGCGAAGGAAAAAAAGATGCGTCGGCGTGGCATGTCCCCTTTCTTTCCCGCAAAAAGCTCTGCTATAATCGCGTTCTTTCGAGCGATGCATCTTCACCGATGCATGTCTCACGGGGCGTAGCGCAGCCTGGTAGCGTACCTGCAT harbors:
- the gshA gene encoding glutamate--cysteine ligase, coding for MQPAHRDLLGQGLSGIERETLRVEASGALALTPHPRALGSALTNEEITTDYSEALLEFITPPQRDAADVIARLDEIHQFAYRKLGAELLWSDSMPPALPPEDVIPIADYGTSHIGMLKHVYRRGLALRYGKPMQCIAGIHYNFSLAEPVWELLREAEGATDSPRDYQSARYVALIRNFRRYSWLLMYLFGASPVLHAEFLRGRDHGLETFDEGTLGLPYATSLRMSDLGYQNSAQSEVSPCYDCLPSYIDALTQAVSQPHPAYEALGTKRDGQWIQLSTNLLQIENEFYATIRPKRVTYSGERPVQALARRGVQYVEVRCIDIDPFEPVGIDVDTARFIDAFLLFCALENSPSCSNAENVENRDNFAHVVKAGRKPGLMLHRGGEAITLSDWADELLDRIDRTAAAFDAQRGGAHYAHSMALQRAKVRDVSLTPSARVMAALEPLRGTAGGAFQAFALEQSKRHARTLRDMPLDAAVIDHFETLARKSLNTQAELERTQVGDFDAFVAAYRAGTLGTMSV
- a CDS encoding AMP-binding protein, whose protein sequence is MPHTQGFGDARDLLLAQRAHYDVAYRDFRWPVLSQFNWALDFFDPQAQGNDTPALWVVEEDGSETRLSFAEMSARSNRVANFLRDHGVARGERVLLMLPNQVELWDLMLACMKLGAVMIPATTLLAAGDLLDRLERGRVRHVVTTARDAHKFADLPGDYQRIVVGDDTPDGWLPLAPAYDSAAEFTPDGTTLATDPLLLYFTSGTTSRPKLVLHTHQSYPVGHLATMYWIGLQPGDIHWNISSPGWAKHAWSCFFAPWNAGATIFIYNFPRFDARAALETAARCGVTTLCAPPTVWRMMIQEDLTRYAVKFRELIGAGEPLNPEVIDQVKRAWHITIRDGYGQTETCCQIGNSPGQAVKAGAMGRPMPGYRVVLLDPDGKETDEGEVALVLSPRPTGLMQGYEDDAEKTADAMRDGYYHTGDVAMRDERGYFTYVGRADDVFKASDYRISPFELESEIIKHPAVAEAGVVPSPDPLRLAVPKAFITLRSGFQADDKLALDILQFCRDRLAPYKRIRRIEFCDLPKTISGKIRRVELRRTEEGRSLELRREMEFWDVDFADLK
- a CDS encoding sulfite exporter TauE/SafE family protein, which produces MMPAHTLTDLLPLLSLGLVTFLLAGFVKGVIGLGLPTVAVGLLGLAMPTAEAAALLIVPSLVTNIWQLLAGPRFAALAKRLWPMLVGICVGTWAGGGWLSNGGNLPGVALGVALLVYAALGLAAVRPQLPRTWRSAHVSALGGGIGVITGLVTAATGVFVIPAVPFLQALDLDKDDLVQALGLSFTVSTMALAAGLARDGVFHGHAIGVSLLALAPALGGMFFGQWVRARVSAPVFRRCFFVGLAMLGAELVIQHVR